A window of Ranitomeya variabilis isolate aRanVar5 chromosome 2, aRanVar5.hap1, whole genome shotgun sequence contains these coding sequences:
- the LOC143809309 gene encoding uncharacterized protein LOC143809309, with amino-acid sequence MAGCSVPTSLLLLSALTLWSTRSDPDPSTIEKGRTQLQMLQNFAQHPRYGDCWRRALQKVDVGCKELNEEEQSRIALAFTHCHLERSGRAFPICTEWSTVQECTHNMDTAAFNAYTEFFTHTHSICYYLQNELWQERTQDIILRLTVNSDSVAKQLEATNLMAEEMMHAQNATLKSQEQILRNGHLLKKTLQESTMGVRQAFEEMQQSASEQRLLFSEIFNRITYLHQFVVGESHTLYSFLYNLMSCGAVFLVTSTQRTAGARLVLFGLVAMNVYMERMICSFILGGSPPSYDQAESVTFWIGMSRKISVCLGLLVLLYVSVKYRDVQKESLEVLHGLHETKAELQSIIREAEKLLNKPQCSERVFLKEDLIFGDSGIPDPSFIQDIPVSDSMRESMCSEQLAQITSTPKRRSCSRSRTCSRRRSSRSTEPVVYHIPVTQPPIPRYNLRSGASINHSMTS; translated from the exons ATGGCTGGCTGCAGTGTTCCCACTTCCCTACTGCTATTATCCGCCCTCACTCTGTGGAGCACCAGATCTGATCCAGACCCCAGTACAATAGAGAAGGGGAGGACACAGCTACAAATGCTGCAGAACTTCGCTCAACATCCCCGCTATGGAGATTGCTGGCGACGAGCTCTGCAGAAAGTGGATGTGGGATGCAAGGAGCTCAATGAGGAGGAGCAGAGCAGAATAGCTCTGGCCTTCACCCACTGTCACTTGGAGAG GTCGGGGCGAGCGTTCCCCATCTGTACAGAGTGGAGCACGGTGCAGGAATGCACACACAATATGGATACTGCGGCATTTAATGCGTACACGGAGTTCTTCACCCACACACACAGCATCTGCTACTACCTGCAGAATGAGCTGTGGCAGGAGAGGACCCAGGACATCATCCTCAG GTTGACGGTGAATTCAGACAGTGTGGCCAAACAACTGGAAGCCACCAACCTGATGGCGGAAGAAATGATGCACGCTCAGAACGCCACCCTGAAGTCACAGGAGCAGATCCTGCGCAACGGCCACCTGCTGAAGAAAACCCTTCAGGAGTCCACCATGG GTGTCAGACAAGCCTTTGAAGAAATGCAGCAGTCGGCCAGCGAGCAGCGCCTCCTCTTCTCTGAAATCTTTAACCGGATCACCTACCTCCACCAATTTGTGGTGGGAGAGTCGCACACCCTCTACTCCTTCCTGTACAACCTAATGAGCTGCGGAGCGGTTTTCTTAGTGACATCGACCCAGCGCACCGCTGGTGCCAG GCTGGTTCTCTTCGGTCTGGTAGCGATGAATGTCTATATGGAGAGGATGATCTGCTCGTTTATATTAGGAGGCTCCCCACCCAGCTATGACCAGGCG GAAAGTGTCACCTTCTGGATTGGAATGTCAAGAAAGATCTCGGTTTGCCTTGGATTACTGGTTCTCCTTTATGTCTCTGTTAAATATCGGGATGTCCAGAAGGAGAGCTTGGAGGTGCTGCATGGACTTCACGAGACTAAAGCCGAGCTACAGAGCATTATACGGGAAGCAG AAAAACTGCTCAACAAGCCGCAATGTTCAGAGAGAGTTTTTCTGAAGGAAGATTTGATATTTGGAGATTCTGGGATTCCTGATCCATCATTCATTCAGGATATTCCAGTGAGCGACAGCATGAGGGAGTCTATGTGCAGCGAGCAACTCG CACAAATTACAAGTACGCCAAAAAGGCGATCGTGCTCTCGATCACGCACTTGCAGTCGGAGGAGGAGCTCTAGATCCACGGAGCCAGTTGTCTACCATATCCCCGTCACCCAGCCACCA ATTCCACGTTATAATCTGCGCAGCGGGGCTTCAATCAACCATTCAATGACATCATAA